One Drosophila ananassae strain 14024-0371.13 chromosome XR, ASM1763931v2, whole genome shotgun sequence genomic window, GTTCCAAGGAATCGTTTAAGACCACTCCCGTCCAAATCGCACGGTAAATGGCAGAGCGTTAACGGATTGAGAAATTTTTTCCGCGATAGCAGCATTTCTTTTATAGTCGCCCGACGCTAGAAGCGGTTGGGAATTATAAAACCATGGGGGCGACAGCGCAGCCGAAGGCGCGAAATTCCAATTTGTCGGAGACcctatctcggccatttctcaGACGATTTTGATGCGGAATGTCTCAAACGAAATATATTGAGCCAAATAATGGTTAAATAACATCTCGGCCTCTTCAAATTACCCTGAAAATTGAATAAACCTTGGAATCAGGGCTTTAATGGttttgtgtacaaaatttgatttttaaacGGTTTAGCTTGACCAATTCAATTATCGGTTACAGGTCTTACATTCTAACAATGTTTAAAGgcttattataataaaaactaataacTGACTAAAGCTCCAACTTATATCTTGATGGTGTCAGAGTTCGCAGAGGCTACAGCGGCCGCCGCCTTACGACGCTCCCTTAAATCTTGGTAGCTGACGCCAGGTTCTTTGTGGGAgctgcgagaaaagcgtttaACCTTGGCCTTCTTGCGCCCGACGGCCTTTGTTGTGGGCAGCATATTGTTTCGCTGCATAAGAAGGAAGCGGTCCTTTAGTAAGCTGCTCTCGGTCTTGACATTGCGAAGATTTCCGGCCAAATCCTCTGGCATATTTACGTCCAGGTCCGGCTCCTCGAATTTGTGTCGTCCTAAACGTTTCGGATTGAACTTGGCCTTCTCGGCGCGCTGTTTGCGGCGCTTCTTCAGGTCGTTCAGTTCATCTTCTTCGTCGTCCAGCTCAGCACGAATGGATTTAATGCTATGTAGCAAAGAATGATTAAATTTATGTAatacatttttgaaaaattaatttgtagTGCTTACCGAATCAAATCGGCTGTTTGTTGCTTAAGCTTCCGCTTCAATTCCGTTTGGCGCTTTAGCTCCTTCTGCTTAAGCTCGTTGTTGCGAGCCTGTTTACtcttctttttattttccacAGGAGCATTAATCGTATGATAAGGCTTGTCGTCTTCGCCGGGATTGGCATCCTCCTCCTGTTCGTCCTGCTCATCCTCCATACCCTGACTCATCTCCTGTACACGGAGCTGGTCACGCTCCTCAGGAGTAACCTTAGAGAACATGCTGGTAGTCACGCGCTTTAAATGCTGCTCCTTTTTGATGATACCCTCCTCGCGCTCTACCACCTGCTGCAGCAGTTCCTGATGGTCTTGCAACGAGGGATTGTAACTCATGCCTGGATGCGGCAGAGCGAACTTCCTGCAAAACAACATATGATTAGATTTTTAGCAAAACAGCTTAATTACAGATAGTGATTTACTTGGCTTTGGTAGTCTTATGATGCATACTGGCATGAGTCTTGACCACCTTCATTCCCACGTTTCCCGCCACGTGCACAGCTAAATCCCTACTGATCCAGCCCTTCTCGTCTTTCAAGCCAGGGATCTTATCGCGAAAATCTTCTTCCTGCCAAATGTCTTTCTCTACTGCCAGCTTTTTCGTCTTCTTGTCCTCCAGCCTTTGTTCCAACTTTGCATAGTAAAGTGCGCGATCACTGTTGGCTTGTCTATGGCGTGGCTTCGTGGGATTGCACACCTCCAGCTCAATGTTGCGTCCGTTCTTCTTCTGTCTAACTTTGTTTCTAGAGAATACTAAGAAGTGAAATGAGCTGATAGACTGATTATAACAAGTGTTTTACCGCTTGGCTATCGGATCCTGCACCTTGGATGTGTTCTCCAGCGCCTGGTAGCTTCGCATCGGTTTCTTGGCGTTTAGCTTTCGCTTTTGTTTAACACTTAGCAACGTAGGTTTCGTTTTTTGTGGCGTGGCATCAAGCACGAAAAGGTCCTTGTCTTGCTTGTCCGTGAATGTCCTAGGAAGCGACATTAAAAATACTATAATTGAAAATCTTTAGCTTAACAAGTAGACATGCTCACCCGATACGCTCCTCCTGTCGTTGGTCTTCCAAAAACTGCTCCACATCCTGGATGTCGGTCTTGCGCCAGGCAGATTTGTTTTTCTTAGAAATCTTTCGCTTCTTTTTTGCGAGAGGCTCTACAGCTGTCATTTTCGTGTATTTATTtcgaaaataaacacaaaaactaATTTCTGTGTCAAAGCGGCACACGTGCTATTTTCGAAAACTAGGCAACACTAATGGCAGTCATTAAACAACACTGGTTTAGTGTTAAATATCGATTGTGATAGAATTTATCGATAGGTGTATAATCAGCTGGTCAGTGATGAGCATGTGGcggcaaaacaaaaacaggtaCATTATTTTAAACTAGGAACTACGTGTTAgtcatatatattataaactaTATACCTTTATTTGACATAGCAGGAACTCCAGTAGTAGTCAGGCGTGCATGCTGCGCCATATTTGAAAAAGAC contains:
- the LOC6501937 gene encoding ribosome biogenesis protein NOP53, giving the protein MTAVEPLAKKKRKISKKNKSAWRKTDIQDVEQFLEDQRQEERIGTFTDKQDKDLFVLDATPQKTKPTLLSVKQKRKLNAKKPMRSYQALENTSKVQDPIAKRNKVRQKKNGRNIELEVCNPTKPRHRQANSDRALYYAKLEQRLEDKKTKKLAVEKDIWQEEDFRDKIPGLKDEKGWISRDLAVHVAGNVGMKVVKTHASMHHKTTKAKKFALPHPGMSYNPSLQDHQELLQQVVEREEGIIKKEQHLKRVTTSMFSKVTPEERDQLRVQEMSQGMEDEQDEQEEDANPGEDDKPYHTINAPVENKKKSKQARNNELKQKELKRQTELKRKLKQQTADLIRIKSIRAELDDEEDELNDLKKRRKQRAEKAKFNPKRLGRHKFEEPDLDVNMPEDLAGNLRNVKTESSLLKDRFLLMQRNNMLPTTKAVGRKKAKVKRFSRSSHKEPGVSYQDLRERRKAAAAVASANSDTIKI